Proteins encoded together in one Lathyrus oleraceus cultivar Zhongwan6 chromosome 5, CAAS_Psat_ZW6_1.0, whole genome shotgun sequence window:
- the LOC127087335 gene encoding uncharacterized protein LOC127087335 isoform X2 yields MGITNRFISSPTYTARHPFGTFPTFDDVWLLLNEARLIAAGRAARNSVKGCHSLRAFGQQLRRQVHVKSTRSLCDCGPYHILQASLVKCNILCDQLLGIVRPPIA; encoded by the exons ATGGGGATCACAAACCGCTTCATTTCTTCTCCCACGTACACCGCAAGACATCCCTTTGGCACATTCCCTACTTTTGATGATGTTTGGCTGCTACTTAATGAAGCACGTCTAATAGCTGCAG GGAGAGCTGCTAGGAACTCAGTAAAGGGTTGCCACTCATTGCGTGCTTTCGGACAACAACTTCGACGACAAGTCCATGTGAAGAGCACGAGAAGTCTTTGTGATTGTGGTCCTTACCACATTCTTCAAGCATCACTAGTAAAATGCAACATATTATGTGATCAGTTATTG GGAATAGTAAGACCGCCCATTGCATGA
- the LOC127087335 gene encoding uncharacterized protein LOC127087335 isoform X3, translating to MGITNRFISSPTYTARHPFGTFPTFDDVWLLLNEARLIAAGRAARNSVKGCHSLRAFGQQLRRQVHVKSTRSLCDCGPYHILQASLVKCNILCDQLLRTGNRNS from the exons ATGGGGATCACAAACCGCTTCATTTCTTCTCCCACGTACACCGCAAGACATCCCTTTGGCACATTCCCTACTTTTGATGATGTTTGGCTGCTACTTAATGAAGCACGTCTAATAGCTGCAG GGAGAGCTGCTAGGAACTCAGTAAAGGGTTGCCACTCATTGCGTGCTTTCGGACAACAACTTCGACGACAAGTCCATGTGAAGAGCACGAGAAGTCTTTGTGATTGTGGTCCTTACCACATTCTTCAAGCATCACTAGTAAAATGCAACATATTATGTGATCAGTTATTG
- the LOC127088033 gene encoding uncharacterized protein LOC127088033 → MSQYYDVPLRCFTFPDFQISPTLEDLERLLNRPIKKYNPFPKLEKGFCLTELSLILGIDTNKLVDNWGVKGSLKGLTQKFLEAHAWEMIKEGRPDFCSATLALLIHGIVLFPNLDKFVDQLAVEVFLTKNLVPFLLADFYHALHTRHEKKRGTFLCCAPMLHLWMRARMPQNGPFAENKLTWPQRFASLSANSILWYKREWDIKDVIARCGEFSNVPLIGTQGCINYNPAILKRQLGYAMTSPPEERDFIPFVINTVDPLDSNVKRVRKAWTSIVRISHEWGKKNILAKEPYYVWVKERARVVKIPFLFDPSSFPLMPEPEPILQEDMDKLTSQIKELELENTQLRVELNRAKERNHVLEDKGKQVCEKFEDSKKRLRLAEGQRVWVGGALQGANSELDFRNE, encoded by the coding sequence ATGTCCCAATACTATGACGTTcctttaagatgcttcactttccccgacttccaaatctctccaaccTTGGAAGACCTCGAGAGACTCCTTAATCGACCAATCAAGAAATACAACCCCTTTCCGAAATTGGAAAAAGGATTCTGTTTGACCGAGCTCTCACTCATCTTGGGTATCGACACCAACAAGTTAGTGGACAATTGGGGCGTTAAAGGATCCCTCAAAGGTTTAACTCAAAAGTTCCTAGAAGCCCATGCTTGGGAAATGATTAAAGAAGGAAGACCCGACTTTTGCAGTGCAACTTTGGCACTTTTGATTCATGGAATCGTTCTCTTCCCAAATCTGGACAAGTTCGTGGATCAATTAGCAGTTGAAGTTTTTTTAACAAAAAATCTGGTGCCTTTTTTACTTGCCGATTTCTACCATGCCTTACATACAAGACATGAGAAGAAAAGAGGTACCTTCCTTTGTTGCGCTCCTATGCTACATCTTTGGATGAGGGCACGCATGCCTCAAAATGGACCCTTCGCCGAAAACAAACTGACATGGCCGCAAAGGTTCGCATCTCTCTCTGCCAACTCAATCCTATGGTACAAGAGGGAATGGGATATAAAGGATGTCATCGCAAGATGTGGAGAGTTCTCTAACGTACCCTTGATAGGAAcacaaggttgcatcaactacaaccctgctatACTCAAGAGACAACTAGGGTACGCCATGACTAGTCCCCCCGAGGAAAGAGATTTCATTCCATTTGTCATCAATACCGTGGATCCGCTTGATTCGAACGTGAAAAGAGTGAGAAAAGCTTGGACAAGCATAGTCCGTATTAGCCATGAATGGGGTAAGAAAAATatcctagccaaggaaccctactaTGTGTGGGTAAAAGAGAGGGCTAGGGTGGTTAAAATTCCGTTTCTGTTTGATCCTTCTTCATTCCCTTTGATGCCTGAGCCCGAGCCTATCCTACAAGAGGACATGGACAAACTTACCAGCCAAATCAAAGAGCTCgagttggaaaacactcaacTACGAGTCGAACTCAATCGCGCCAAGGAACGTAACCACGTCTTGGAGGATAAGGGTAAGCAAGTCTGCGAAAAATTTGAGGATAGCAAGAAAAGGCTCCGATTAGCCGAGGGACAAAGAGTTTGGGTTGGTGGAGCTTTACAAGGAGCTAATTCTGAGCTAGATTTCCGCAACGAGTAG
- the LOC127088037 gene encoding uncharacterized protein LOC127088037 — translation MEQLQENQVVLQEEVSQMRSQMRQLMETIQAVARGQEIMAKMQEEMNQRASTTNPPTPRTVQNPTPVPQVDPPININAPGGVPNDNPCPHALETDDQLDAFFIPRDASQDDAFGSATNKVERKVKAIEEKLKAMGSTDILGLDAAEMCLVPGVIIPAKFKVPDFEKYKGNSDPRTHIRAYCRKMAAYSSDDQLLMHFFQDSLSGASLDWYMQLEGNHIHT, via the coding sequence ATGGAGCAACTTCAAGAGAACCAAGTTGTCCTTCAGGAAGAAGTATCCCAAATGCGGTCCCAAATGCGACAATTGATGGAGACTATTCAAGCAGTCGCAAGAGGTCAGGAGATtatggcaaaaatgcaagaagaaatGAACCAACGTGCCAGTACTACCAATCCTCCTACTCCTCGAACGGTCCAGAATCCGACTCCAGTTCCTCAAGTTGATCCTCCAATCAACATTAATGCACCCGGCGGTGTTCCAAACGACAATCCTTGTCCTCATGCTCTTGAGACAGACGACCAACTTGATGCATTCTTCATCCCAAGGGACGCTTCTCAAGATGACGCCTTCGGTTCCGCAACCAACAAGGTGGAAAGGAAGGTAAAGGCTATCGAGGAAAAGCTCAAGGCAATGGGGAGCACTGACATTTTGGGCCTCGATGCGGCAGAAATGTGCTTAGTACCTGGGGTCATCATTCCGGCCAAGTTCAAAGTtccggactttgaaaaatataaggggaataGCGACCCTAGGACACACATTAGGGCATACTGCCGAAAGATGGCTGCCTATTCCAGCGATGATCAACTTCTAATGCATTTTTTCCAGGATTCCCTCagtggggcatctttggattggtacatgcaACTCGAGGGCAACCATATTCACACCTAG
- the LOC127088039 gene encoding uncharacterized protein LOC127088039, which produces MAEAFLKHYQYNTDMAPNRTQLQNLTQRSEESFKEYAQRWRELAARVQPPLLERELVDMFMGNLQGPYLDRMVGSTSSGFSDLVLAGERIENMIKMGKIQNSASTSSASKKPFVPYGKKREGETNAASIIRTRNPTYPQVAAISPVQPSQQQPLAIPVQTQQQQQELGPPPAVLPPGYDVNARCEFHSGAPGHSIENCKALKYKVQDLIDSKAITFTPKRPNVNNNPMPPHNNASVNMMEADNGRRLMSCVDELKTPLIEIKNALMKNNTFPICGNDCEHCLINPQQCRTLKSVIQQLMNQGILVVDCPSTNEDVSTLEIPYDEVPPLQIPYEFSQLTLSTNPITPIIITVPTPFPYVDTKAVPWMYDTSVYIHGQKIQEEPLKSSDPMINITGTSGVTRSGRIFAPTPTPIGTINPSTSDKGKQIDGAQQRQDPVPSSEVDEFLRIIKKSDYRVVDQLNQTPSKISMLSLLMCSEAHREALVKFLRTAHVPQEISVCQFEGVVDNIATSLSLVLSRVLVDTGSSLNVMPKSSFDKLTIEGLVMKPSELIVRAFDGTRRTVIGEVNLPMKIGPHIFLITFFVMDIYPAYSCLLGRPWIHSAGAVTSTLHQKLKFLVDDKLVIVEGEEDIMVSHLASFRYVEGEGEIREVPFQSFEVINVEMVCPARDESKDAESPMASLKDALTIIKDGHPQGWGRLLELPANKDHTGLGYNSQNLKKPAPIATRGSVLPLSDNFSSAGYLDDNRICAVEEEEKEEEEDDGLIFTKTDGNGATKWTEFEIPKVTLIEM; this is translated from the exons ATGGCTGAGGCATTCCTCAAGCactatcagtacaacactgatatGGCACCTAATCGCACGCAGTTGCAAAATTTGACTCAGAGGTCTGAGGAgtccttcaaagagtatgcccagcgGTGGAGGGAATTAGCTGCTAGGGTACAACCCCCATTGCTAGAAAGAGAACTGGTAGACATGTTTATGGGAAACTTGCAAGGTCCATATCTTGATAGGATGGTAGGAAGCACCTCTTCAGGCTTTTCCGACCTGGTCTTAGCCGGTGAAAGGATAGAAAATATGATTAAAATGGGAAAGATCCAGAACTCTGCCAGTACTTCTAGTGCATCAAAGAAACCTTTTGTTCCCTATGGTAAAAAACGAGAAGGTGAGACCAATGCTGCCTCCATCATTCGAACAAGAAATCCCACTTATCCACAAGTGGCTGCCATATCTCCCGTCCAACCAAGTCAACAACAACCATTGGCAATTCCTgttcaaactcaacaacaacaaca GGAGTTAGGACCCCCACCAGCGGTTCTTCCTCCCGGTTATGATGTAAATGCCCGTTGTGAATTTCATTCTGGCGCTCCTGGGCATTCGATCGAGAATTGTAAAGCATTAAAGTACAAGGTTCAAGATCTTATTGACTCTAAGGCAATCACGTTCACCCCCAAGAGGCCGAATGTGAATAATAACCCGATGCCCCCTCACAACAATGCATCGGTGAATATGATGGAAGCTGACAATGGGAGGAGATTGATGTCATGTGTGGACGAGTTAAAAACACCACTCATCGAGATCAAGAATGCTTTGATGAAGAATAATACCTTTCCCATCTGTGGTAATGACTGTGAACATTGTCTGATTAACCCGCAACAATGTAGAACATTGAAGTCTGTCATACAACAATTAATGAACCAGGGGATCTTGGTGGTAGACTGCCCATCCACAAACGAAGATGTGTCTACCCTCGAGATACCATACGACGAAGTCCCTCCTCTACAAATTCCATATGAGTTCTCTCAGTTAACTCTGTCGACAAATCCTATTACTCCAATCATAATAACAGTTCCCACACCATTCCCATATGTTGACACCAAGGCAGTCCCTTGGATGTATGACACCTCAGTCTACATTCATGGTCAGAAGATTCAAGAAGAACCATTGAAGTCTAGCGACCCAATGATCAATATCACAGGCACTAGTGGAGTCACAAGAAGTGGAAGGATATTTGCACCGACACCCACTCCAATTGGAACTATCAATCCTTCAACTTCAGACAAAGGCAAACAAATTGATGGCGCTCAGCAAAGACAAGACCCCGTACCTTCAAGTGAAGTAGACGAGTTCTTACGCAtcatcaagaagagcgattatCGAGTAGTTGATCAGCTTAACCAAACACCCTCTAAGATCTCAATGTTGTCTCTATTGATGTGCTCAGAGGCCCATAGGGAGGCTTTGGTAAAGTTTCTGAGGACAGCTCACGTACCGCAAGAGATATCTGTTTGTCAGTTTGAAGGAGTAGTTGACAACATCGCTACTAGCTTAAGCTTAG TCCTATCAAGAGTTTTGGTAGACACTGGGTCTTCCCTCAATGTGATGCCTAAGAGTTCCTTTGATAAACTAACTATTGAAGGACTCGTAATGAAGCCGAGTGAGCTTATAGTAAGAGCATTTGATGGGACTAGAAGGACTGTAATCGGTGAGGTGAATTTGCCTATGAAGATTGGTCCCCATATTTTCCTTATCACTTTCTTCGTAATGGATATCTATCCAGCCTACAGCTGTCTGCTTGGGAGGCCTTGGATCCATTCAGCTGGTGCAGTCACTTCAACACtccaccaaaaattgaaattcttAGTTGATGATAAGCTAGTTATTGTTGAGGGTGAGGAGGACATTATGGTAAGTCACCTCGCATCTTTCCGATACGTTGAAGGAGAAGGGGAGATAAGAGAAGTCCCGTTCCAATCATTCGAAGTTATCAATGTTGAAATGGTTTGCCCAGCAAGGGATGAATCAAAAGATGCCGAATCTCCCATGGCATCTCTTAAAGACGCCCTGACAATTATAAAGGATGGACACCCCCAAGGATGGGGAAGATTGCTTGAACTCCCTGCCAACAAGGACCATACCGGTTTGGGATACAACTCCCAGAATTTGAAGAAGCCCGCGCCGATCGCTACAAGGGGATCAGTGCTCCCGCTGTCCGACAACTTCTCAAGTGCTGGTTACCTGGATGACAACCGTATTTGTGCcgtggaagaagaagaaaaagaagaagaagaagatgatggcTTGATCTTCACAAAGACTGATGGAAATGGTGCCACCAAATGGACCGAGTTTGAAATACCTAAAGTGACCTTGATCGAAATGTAA